Proteins from a genomic interval of Capsicum annuum cultivar UCD-10X-F1 chromosome 4, UCD10Xv1.1, whole genome shotgun sequence:
- the LOC107867861 gene encoding nuclear pore complex protein NUP54 isoform X1, which produces MFGAQPSSSFGTPFSTPAFGTPSSTPAFGTPSTPSFGTGFGSSLFSTPLSQQSQPHQQQTSLFQTPQSSGPFSFFTPLNTATQAQSSSFGQPNLGLPLPFANAQLTTQMAPMAPLPFSLADRDIQAIVDAYKEEPSNPKYAFKHLLSSVTEPQYRTKPAGVSDIMWAEAMAKLEGMESIDRERLWPQLVQGFKDLSERLKLQDEVIVSDAERLQMTQSNVKMLQRHFQADTLPWIERMRHKEQGLQRRLLRVMRILEALQGKGCRLPLMKREAELVERLTGITRQLKGSGAELSRRVQNLLTICRVQNGLGGGSVYLPGSTKIHEQSLADMQEVLQQQTEAIARLGNVLKRDIRDVEIIMSEEIEMMEGRV; this is translated from the exons ATGTTCGGAGCTCAGCCTTCCTCCTCCTTCGGCACTCCCTTTTCTACCCCAGCATTCGGCACGCCTTCGTCAACCCCAGCATTCGGCACGCCGTCAACTCCATCTTTTGGCACTGGTTTTGGATCGTCGCTATTTTCAACACCATTATCGCAACAGTCACAGCCACATCAACAACAAACTTCCTTATTTCAAACACCTCAGAGTTCGGGCCCGTTCAGCTTTTTCACACCCTTGAATACTGCTACGCAGGCTCAATCAAGTTCATTTGGTCAACCTAATTTAGGTCTTCCCCTTCCATTTGCAAATGCTCAGTTGACTACTCAGATGGCTCCCATGGCTCCACTCCCTTTTTCTCTTGCTGACAGGGATATACAA GCAATTGTTGATGCGTACAAGGAGGAGCCTAGTAACCCTAAGTATGCTTTCAAG CATCTTTTGTCCAGTGTGACAGAACCTCAATATAGGACGAAACCTGCAGGTGTATCTGAT ATTATGTGGGCAGAAGCAATGGCCAAACTTGAAGGCATGGAGAGTATTGACCGTGAGCGCCTGTGGCCTCAACTTGTTCAGGGCTTCAAGGATCTCTCCGAACGACTCAAG CTTCAAGATGAAGTAATAGTTTCAGATGCTGAGAGGCTGCAAATGACGCAGAGCAATGtgaaaatg CTGCAAAGGCATTTCCAAGCTGATACCCTTCCTTGGATTGAAAGAATGAGACACAAAGAGCAAGGTCTTCAAAGACGCCTTTTGAGG GTGATGAGAATACTAGAGGCACTTCAAGGTAAAGGTTGTCGATTGCCTTTGATGAAAAGAGAAGCTGAATTGGTGGAGAGGTTGACAGGCATCACGAGACAG TTAAAAGGTTCTGGAGCTGAACTTTCTAGGAGGGTTCAGAATCTGCTCACCATATGCCGTGTTCAAAATGGCCTTGGAGGTGGTTCTGTTTATCTCCCTGGTTCAACTAAAATTCATGAACAGAGTCTGGCTGACATGCAGGAG GTTTTGCAACAGCAAACAGAGGCTATTGCTAGGCTTGGCAATGTATTGAAGCGAGATATTCGGGATGTGGAGATCATAATGTCTGAGGAAATAGAAATGATGGAAGGCCGAGTATAG
- the LOC107867861 gene encoding nuclear pore complex protein NUP54 isoform X2 produces the protein MFGAQPSSSFGTPFSTPAFGTPSSTPAFGTPSTPSFGTGFGSSLFSTPLSQQSQPHQQQTSLFQTPQSSGPFSFFTPLNTATQAQSSSFGQPNLGLPLPFANAQLTTQMAPMAPLPFSLADRDIQAIVDAYKEEPSNPKYAFKHLLSSVTEPQYRTKPAGVSDIMWAEAMAKLEGMESIDRERLWPQLVQGFKDLSERLKLQDEVIVSDAERLQMTQSNVKMVMRILEALQGKGCRLPLMKREAELVERLTGITRQLKGSGAELSRRVQNLLTICRVQNGLGGGSVYLPGSTKIHEQSLADMQEVLQQQTEAIARLGNVLKRDIRDVEIIMSEEIEMMEGRV, from the exons ATGTTCGGAGCTCAGCCTTCCTCCTCCTTCGGCACTCCCTTTTCTACCCCAGCATTCGGCACGCCTTCGTCAACCCCAGCATTCGGCACGCCGTCAACTCCATCTTTTGGCACTGGTTTTGGATCGTCGCTATTTTCAACACCATTATCGCAACAGTCACAGCCACATCAACAACAAACTTCCTTATTTCAAACACCTCAGAGTTCGGGCCCGTTCAGCTTTTTCACACCCTTGAATACTGCTACGCAGGCTCAATCAAGTTCATTTGGTCAACCTAATTTAGGTCTTCCCCTTCCATTTGCAAATGCTCAGTTGACTACTCAGATGGCTCCCATGGCTCCACTCCCTTTTTCTCTTGCTGACAGGGATATACAA GCAATTGTTGATGCGTACAAGGAGGAGCCTAGTAACCCTAAGTATGCTTTCAAG CATCTTTTGTCCAGTGTGACAGAACCTCAATATAGGACGAAACCTGCAGGTGTATCTGAT ATTATGTGGGCAGAAGCAATGGCCAAACTTGAAGGCATGGAGAGTATTGACCGTGAGCGCCTGTGGCCTCAACTTGTTCAGGGCTTCAAGGATCTCTCCGAACGACTCAAG CTTCAAGATGAAGTAATAGTTTCAGATGCTGAGAGGCTGCAAATGACGCAGAGCAATGtgaaaatg GTGATGAGAATACTAGAGGCACTTCAAGGTAAAGGTTGTCGATTGCCTTTGATGAAAAGAGAAGCTGAATTGGTGGAGAGGTTGACAGGCATCACGAGACAG TTAAAAGGTTCTGGAGCTGAACTTTCTAGGAGGGTTCAGAATCTGCTCACCATATGCCGTGTTCAAAATGGCCTTGGAGGTGGTTCTGTTTATCTCCCTGGTTCAACTAAAATTCATGAACAGAGTCTGGCTGACATGCAGGAG GTTTTGCAACAGCAAACAGAGGCTATTGCTAGGCTTGGCAATGTATTGAAGCGAGATATTCGGGATGTGGAGATCATAATGTCTGAGGAAATAGAAATGATGGAAGGCCGAGTATAG